One Thermoanaerobaculum aquaticum genomic window, CCGAAAGCAAAGGCGGAATGTCCTGTTCCTCGCGAGCTGTCTCCCGCAGTAGCAGCCGAACTGACGGAAACTCCGGATCAGGCCGTTTTGCTGAGTCTCCAAACCGCCGTTCGATGGCGNNNNNNNNNNNNNNNNNNNNNNNNNNNNNNNNNNNNNNNNNNNNNNNNNNNNNNNNNNNGCCGGGGTGGGAGCCGCCAAACCCAAAATAAAGTACCCAGTGCCTTCTGGATTTTCCTCGAGTTCGGCATAAGCCTGCCGTCCCTGCCGCAGAGCTTTCAGAAACGCTTCGAGCTTCGCTCGAACCGCTTCGTCTTGCGCTAACTCACTCGCGAGAGCGTCAGACCCTTCTGCAGCAAACGCCACAAAAACATCCTCGGTAGGGGTAGGCCGCTCGGTCCAAAAGGCAACGGTAGTGTTGCCC contains:
- a CDS encoding type I-C CRISPR-associated protein Cas8c/Csd1, with product MKGVANAQPSGATIAGCNDSAYWSYGLEQSFNSPVSKEAAHRYITALNALLEGPKREKHRLVVGNTTVAFWTERPTPTEDVFVAFAAEGSDALASELAQDEAVRAKLEAFLKALRQGRQAYAELEENPEGTGYFILGLAAPTPA